CAGGGACAGAGAGATCATGATGATTAGGACAAGGAGGGCAAGCTGGAGCAGGGGCAGGAGAGACCAAAAGTCCTTTATCACAGAGGAGGGAACCATACTGTGGAGGGAAAATAAATAGAGGGGCCCAGGGCAGCAGAGTCTAGGTCCCCTGGGGGGCACACTGACTGTAGGAGCAGCGGGCGAGTGGGAGCCCCGGCACAGCGGCTCCAGGCCCCTCACTCGCCTCAGCCACTGAGGAAGAGACGCTTGTAGGCCTTGTTCATCTGCTCCAAGAAGATGAAAGTGAGGACAGTGTGGGGACCCAGGCGGGCATAGTATGGTGTAAAGCCCTTCCACAGACTGAAGAAGCCCTCGTAGCGGACGACCTTCACCAGCACATCCTAGACAGCCAGGCAGGCACGGCACTGAGGCTGGGACCTGGCCTCTGGTACCCTCTTCCTCTTACCCAgctatcccccacccccactcccaggaCATCCAATCCGGCAGCCCAAGACCCTAGCCCTGCTTCCTCACCAGCCCGTTCTTGTATTCTGGCTTCCCGTCAATCATTCGCATGTTCTGGATCCTGAAGGAGAGGAGGCAGGGGCATGAGAGACATAAGGAGGGCTCTCCCGTCCTTCTCCAGGCCCAGGTCTGCATACTCACCGGGTCTTGGCAATGTCCACAGGCATAGAGGCAGCAGTGGTGACCAGGCCGCTGATCATGCTGGCACAGAAGTGGCACAGGATGTTGTCAGAGAAGTAGCCTGGAGGAGGCGGAGCAGGGGGTGGCAGTCAGCTCAGAGCTGGCCCAGGctaggctgggagctgagggccCAGCTCTGGGTCTCACCTGAGTCCAGTAAAAACTGCTTGGACTGGGAGTAGGAGGCGAGCTGGGCGGCATTGACGACGACGGCCCGAGCCATGGTAGGGATgcagccctggggtgggggggatggagaAGTCAGAAATGCCCAAGACCTGACCCCACATCCCCAGTCTCCAGCCCCTTCACTCACCCTCCATAGTGTAGGAACGCCCTCTTCCCGGGTAATTCGAATCAGGGCATTAAACACGTTTTTGTAGCCACGGCGCTGGTCAGCTGGAAGCCTGGTGGGAAGGTAGGGAGAGACCAAGTTTGGGATAGACCACCCTGCCCCCACAGGAGCAAAGAAAGGGAGGCCAGAATGCTGTGAACAGGTGAATGCTGTGCTCTAAATCTAGAATAAGAAATCAGTTCTTTCATTCTAGATTCCAGGGAATGGGGCTGGGGCAGGCTCAGACCTGGAACTCACCGGCCATCAGCTGTCATGCGGATAAGAGCCACCTCAGCTGGTGTTCCCACAAAGGCACCAGTTGCACCTGCAGTCATGCCAATCAGGGCCTTCAGCAGAAAGCCAGGGGGTGTACCATCAGCCCCAGTCAGGCGCTCAAATAGCACGGTATAGATACCAAGGCGAGTAGTGGTATAGGTGGCCTGGCGCAGCAGGCCAGCTGACAGCCTGGGAAGTGAAGGAGTCAGTGCATCAAGCCGAAGTCTAGAGCTGTCAACCCACACCCTACCCCCATCCTTTGGCCCCAGTACCCGGTGTAAATGCCCCTCAGCCCTTCTGCCCTCAGAATGCtggtgagggcatggaagctGGTTTTGTACTCTCGTGTCTTGGCTCCTTCCCCACTCAGCTGCATCCGGTTCTTCACCAGGTCCAGGGGCTGCACAAAAACTGTAGCTCCCATCCTGGGGGAAGACAGGGGTGGAGTCAAGAGCTAGGTGTCCCAGATCTACCAAAGCCCCCTGGAGCCCAGCAACAAGAGATCACAAAGGGCAGGGCCTGCCATGCGATTGACTACATGTTCAGGAGGCTGCTGGGCATGTGTACAAGAGTCTCTGCGTGTACCAAGAGCAATGGGTCTGAAAAGTCCAGCGGTCCAGTAGAGGCCATGCAATGAAAGTGTTCCATACAGCTCCCAGAATGTCAAGCAGTGACCCAGAGATTGCATGCAGTCCGACCCAAGGAGGAGAGGTGGGCATTCATGACCTGGGACTCCACGTAGTCCAGCAGGAGCCATGCAATGACCTGAAACCTCAAACAGCCCCGCAGAGCCAAGCAATGGGTTGGTAAACTCTGGTGGCCCGGTGGGGGCCGTGTATGCAGCCCAGAAGGGGCCCTGCGATGGGTGAAAAGATCCTAGCAGCCTATCAAGGACCTCGTAATACGATGGGGACAGCAATGACCCCGTGTCACCTCGGTTCACTGCAACACACCCAAAGAACAGGGCCCGGTTCCTGGCACCCGTCCCTGAATCCTCCTGTCCCATCCCTGGGGCCTGAGCTTACCCGGCCAGGCCCCCAAACAGGAACTTGACGGACTTAGGGGAGGTACGGGGCTTCCCGTTCACCCCACTAGCCCCGGGACTCGCCGTCGCCGCCATCGCCACTCAATGGCCCTCAGCTCCCGGACCCGTGCGCGCGCGGCCCCGCTCGCGCCCAAGGTGACACCGCGCGCGCAACAGAGGAGAGGGCGCGCGCGCACGCCCCGGCGCTCAGGTCCAGCGCCAGCTGGAAGTTAGCGCAGGCGCAGGCGCAGGCGCGAGCGCAAAGGCGTCCGGGAGTAAGGCGGAGCTGAAGGAGGAGCTTCAAGAATGGGTGAGGGGATGGGGTGCAGCATAGGCGCAATTTTTATCGAATTGGAGTCGCGGGAAAATAGAGAGGAGGATATTTGAAGATCTCGCGAGATCGAGTGAGTTAGAATGGCCAGAGTTAGGCGGTCTCTCGCGATAGATACAGGAAGCTGTCAGCAGGTGGGAGGGAGTGTGGTGAGGACTCTCGCGAGAGTTGAAGGTACGGCGGCGGCggccagagagaggaagagaggtttGTAAACCGGGCAGCTGAGGGATCCCGGGTACTAGCGGAGAAGCGACTGAGTCGTCTTCTGGGGGCTTCGGTGCTCCTTTCATCTCCACAGGCACTCCCTCCACCTCTAACCCTTCTTTTAATCGGCCTTTTAGGACCGGAAGTCCTTCGTCTTGAGCGTCCATTGCTGGAAGCGGCCTGACTTTCTTTGCCGGAAATCCTCTTCCAGGGGATGGAAAGACGGCCCACCTGGCCGGAAGTCCCTCCTTCTTGAGCTCCCCCACCCTTCCAGAAGTTTTTCTGTCACCTGTGCTTGCCTCCGTTCCCCTTCCCCGTATTATTCCTGTACCAGAAAGGGGTATTTTTGGTGTCTCCCTCCCAGCTCCATTAAACGGGTTGGCTGTCTCACTCCCCGAGTCGGGGGTCCTTCCCCGCGCCCCCATGTAGCTGGGAAGTGGGACCTGGGGGTGGTTGGACCCCTGGGATCCTGAAGGAGGGCAAGAGAGGGCGCAGAACTCCGTTTCTGCTCCTGTTATCGGGACGCGGCCTCCTCCGCCTCTCCCCTCCCGCTGCCATGCACCCTGCGGCCTTCCCGCTTCCTGTGGTTGTGGCCACTGTGCTGTGGGGAGCAGCCCCCACCCGGGGGCTCATTCGAGCGGTGAGTCTGAGGGGACGTTAGGGGAAGGGCGCTGAAGGGAGAGCTTGCAGGCTGAAGGGCAAACATGGACTATTTTTGTCCGCAGATCTCGGACCACAATGCCAGCATGGACTTTGCAGACCTCCCAGCTCTCTTTGGGGCTGCCTTGAGCCAGGAGGGACTTCAGgtgattttcttccctctttcctgtTTCCCTGAATTCTCTCTGCTGGGTAGGGGTTGAGGAGCCTTTCTTGGGGGAAGCCGGAGGTAGGAAGAGAGTCAAGTTAGGAACTAAGTGCAAGAACACATCTAGTGTGGTGGAATCCAGAATCTGGAGGGAGAATACAAAGTCTCCTCTTAGAACTCTGAGCCTTAGAAGGGAGACTAAAAGTGGACTAAGATAAAAGGCAGGACGAGTGGTGCATATCAATAGGGTCTCTAGAGCCAGTTACTGGTtttatgaccttggacaaattatctCTCAACCTTAGTTTGTTttactgtaaaatgggataataatagaaaTTATCACATGtattattgtgagaattagatAAGCAATTTTGTAGTTTTTCACAAAGACTGCCACATAGCAAGAACTCAGTTGGGCCATAGATATCAGTATAGTTGTTTGTGAAATGGGTAATTGGAAAATTAAGAGGtgttaaaaa
Above is a genomic segment from Mesoplodon densirostris isolate mMesDen1 chromosome 18, mMesDen1 primary haplotype, whole genome shotgun sequence containing:
- the SLC25A11 gene encoding mitochondrial 2-oxoglutarate/malate carrier protein isoform X1, whose translation is MAATASPGASGVNGKPRTSPKSVKFLFGGLAGMGATVFVQPLDLVKNRMQLSGEGAKTREYKTSFHALTSILRAEGLRGIYTGLSAGLLRQATYTTTRLGIYTVLFERLTGADGTPPGFLLKALIGMTAGATGAFVGTPAEVALIRMTADGRLPADQRRGYKNVFNALIRITREEGVPTLWRGCIPTMARAVVVNAAQLASYSQSKQFLLDSGYFSDNILCHFCASMISGLVTTAASMPVDIAKTRIQNMRMIDGKPEYKNGLDVLVKVVRYEGFFSLWKGFTPYYARLGPHTVLTFIFLEQMNKAYKRLFLSG
- the SLC25A11 gene encoding mitochondrial 2-oxoglutarate/malate carrier protein isoform X2; this translates as MGARGRTPDSGSETANPFNGAGRETPKIPLSGTGIIRGRGTEASTGDRKTSGRVGELKKEGLPARWAVFPSPGRGFPAKKVRPLPAMDAQDEGLPVLKGRLKEGMGATVFVQPLDLVKNRMQLSGEGAKTREYKTSFHALTSILRAEGLRGIYTGLSAGLLRQATYTTTRLGIYTVLFERLTGADGTPPGFLLKALIGMTAGATGAFVGTPAEVALIRMTADGRLPADQRRGYKNVFNALIRITREEGVPTLWRGCIPTMARAVVVNAAQLASYSQSKQFLLDSGYFSDNILCHFCASMISGLVTTAASMPVDIAKTRIQNMRMIDGKPEYKNGLDVLVKVVRYEGFFSLWKGFTPYYARLGPHTVLTFIFLEQMNKAYKRLFLSG